In a single window of the Streptacidiphilus sp. P02-A3a genome:
- a CDS encoding M23 family metallopeptidase produces MASYQSTWAPVQPEAPQRPAGIAPSAVLGLAAMAAVGATGAIGLATPARAATISDSLATGAKPSLSVRDHFSGELPAGATALSGRATDPGTALADRIRTQAAQQRADAGDTARRQAAQVAAAKLAARADAETAAAQAQAQAAAQAQAQAATEAEAQAKAEAAAHAAQAAAHVQAQAAAQAEAERAAAAQAAAEAQQLGPLVAPVQGAVVGAGFGQSGSYWAQLHTGLDLAAPNGTPVVAIGKGVIASAGWAGSYGYRVVETLPDGTELWYCHLSAIGVGAGEVTSGQPIGRVGATGNVSTIAGPHLHLEVRPGGGEPIDPATWLAEHGLTI; encoded by the coding sequence GTGGCGTCGTACCAGTCCACTTGGGCACCCGTGCAGCCCGAGGCGCCGCAGCGCCCCGCGGGGATCGCGCCCTCCGCCGTTCTCGGACTCGCGGCCATGGCCGCGGTCGGCGCCACCGGCGCGATCGGCCTGGCCACTCCGGCTCGGGCAGCGACCATCAGTGACTCCCTCGCCACCGGGGCCAAGCCCTCGCTGAGCGTCCGGGACCACTTCTCCGGAGAGCTGCCCGCCGGGGCCACCGCGCTCAGCGGACGCGCCACCGACCCCGGGACGGCCCTGGCCGACCGGATACGCACCCAGGCCGCGCAGCAGCGCGCCGACGCCGGGGACACCGCCCGCAGGCAGGCCGCCCAGGTCGCAGCCGCCAAGCTGGCGGCCCGAGCTGACGCCGAGACAGCCGCGGCCCAGGCGCAGGCCCAGGCCGCAGCCCAGGCGCAGGCCCAGGCCGCGACCGAGGCGGAAGCCCAGGCCAAGGCCGAGGCAGCGGCCCACGCCGCCCAGGCGGCAGCCCACGTCCAGGCCCAGGCGGCAGCCCAGGCCGAGGCCGAGCGGGCAGCGGCCGCGCAGGCGGCGGCCGAGGCGCAGCAGCTGGGCCCCCTGGTCGCCCCGGTGCAGGGCGCGGTGGTCGGCGCGGGCTTCGGCCAGTCCGGGAGCTACTGGGCGCAGCTGCACACCGGCCTCGACCTCGCCGCCCCGAACGGCACTCCGGTGGTGGCCATCGGCAAGGGCGTCATCGCCTCGGCGGGCTGGGCCGGTTCCTACGGCTACCGCGTCGTGGAGACCCTGCCCGACGGCACCGAGCTCTGGTACTGCCACCTGTCCGCGATCGGGGTCGGCGCGGGCGAGGTGACGTCGGGTCAGCCCATCGGCCGGGTCGGCGCCACCGGCAACGTCTCCACCATCGCCGGTCCGCACCTGCACCTGGAGGTCCGCCCCGGCGGCGGCGAGCCGATCGACCCGGCCACCTGGCTGGCGGAGCACGGGCTCACCATCTGA
- a CDS encoding VOC family protein: MVTNEGATAGMGRLDEVVVDCADPVRLARFWAALVGGCPVDRESDWSYVDPPDGQPRLAFQLVPEGKQGRKNRLHLDIDVADIAQARAALVQLGAVAVGEVQQDDQGAFQVMLDPEGNEFCLVR, translated from the coding sequence GTGGTGACCAACGAGGGTGCGACAGCGGGCATGGGGCGGCTGGACGAGGTCGTCGTGGACTGCGCCGATCCGGTGCGGCTGGCGCGGTTCTGGGCCGCGCTGGTCGGCGGCTGCCCGGTCGACCGGGAGTCCGACTGGTCCTACGTGGATCCGCCCGACGGACAGCCCCGACTGGCCTTCCAACTCGTCCCCGAGGGCAAGCAGGGCCGCAAGAACCGGCTCCACCTGGACATCGACGTCGCGGACATCGCGCAGGCCCGCGCGGCCCTGGTCCAGCTCGGGGCGGTCGCGGTGGGGGAGGTCCAGCAGGACGACCAGGGGGCCTTCCAGGTCATGCTGGACCCGGAGGGCAACGAGTTCTGCCTGGTGCGCTGA
- a CDS encoding co-chaperone YbbN, with protein MTALGAVRRALACTLTGALLVLALGGCVTVTGRRTAAAHSPRTPSDESVGLARPFPSLPAVALAPVPDGYDPSADASAAIDRALAAARRDGRPVLVDFGSSWCADCQAMAALIRTAGLHQVLARNYHLVTVDVGRFDHNLRLAERYVPVEVSGIPAVVELAPDGSLLQGDNEGRFADARTLGADQVADVLISWLYPRTRNDD; from the coding sequence ATGACCGCCCTCGGAGCCGTTCGGCGGGCACTGGCCTGCACCCTGACCGGCGCCCTGCTGGTGCTCGCCCTGGGCGGCTGCGTCACCGTGACCGGCCGCCGCACCGCCGCGGCCCACAGCCCGCGCACGCCCTCCGACGAGAGCGTCGGCCTGGCCCGCCCCTTCCCCTCGCTGCCCGCGGTCGCCCTGGCGCCGGTCCCGGACGGCTACGACCCGTCGGCCGACGCCTCCGCCGCCATCGACCGGGCGCTGGCCGCCGCCCGCAGGGACGGCCGACCGGTACTGGTCGACTTCGGCTCCTCCTGGTGCGCCGACTGCCAGGCCATGGCCGCGCTGATCCGCACCGCGGGCCTGCACCAGGTACTGGCCCGGAACTACCACCTGGTCACCGTCGACGTGGGCCGCTTCGACCACAACCTGCGGCTGGCCGAGCGCTACGTGCCGGTGGAGGTCAGCGGCATCCCGGCGGTGGTGGAGCTGGCCCCGGACGGCAGCCTGCTCCAGGGCGACAACGAGGGCCGCTTCGCCGACGCCCGGACCCTCGGCGCCGACCAGGTCGCCGACGTCCTGATCAGCTGGCTCTACCCGAGGACCCGGAACGACGACTGA
- a CDS encoding undecaprenyl-diphosphate phosphatase yields MSVLTYPEAIGVGLLQGVTELFPVSSLGHSILVPALIGGSWKRDLSVSSPGSPYMNVLIGLHLATALALVVYFWRDWVRVISGLFSSIRERRIETADQRLAWLLIVATVPVGVVGLVLDKVFKDALYTPMVAAVFLTLNGAVLYIAERLKRGGSGRRRAGDATVTETGPDGQPLHPDRVSDQRITAKLGWKQALLVGGAQILALLPGISRSGVTMSTGIFKGLRHEDSARFAFLLATPVIGAAALLKVPSLLGHAGDGIRGQVLAGSVAAFFAGYVAVRFLTKYFETRTLTPFAIYCTLAGLGSLAYLGLS; encoded by the coding sequence ATGTCCGTCCTCACGTACCCAGAAGCGATCGGCGTCGGCCTGCTCCAGGGCGTCACTGAGCTCTTCCCCGTCTCCAGCCTCGGCCACAGCATCCTGGTGCCCGCCCTGATCGGCGGCTCCTGGAAGCGGGACCTCAGCGTCTCCAGCCCCGGCTCCCCCTACATGAACGTGCTGATCGGCCTGCACCTGGCCACGGCCCTGGCGCTGGTCGTGTACTTCTGGCGGGACTGGGTGCGGGTGATCAGCGGCCTGTTCAGCTCCATACGCGAGCGCCGGATCGAGACCGCCGACCAGCGGCTGGCCTGGCTGCTGATCGTGGCGACGGTCCCGGTCGGCGTCGTCGGCCTGGTCCTGGACAAGGTGTTCAAGGACGCGCTCTACACGCCGATGGTCGCGGCGGTCTTCCTCACCCTCAACGGCGCGGTGCTCTACATCGCCGAGCGGCTGAAGCGCGGCGGCAGCGGACGCCGCCGGGCCGGGGACGCCACGGTGACCGAGACCGGCCCGGACGGTCAGCCGCTGCACCCCGACCGGGTGTCCGACCAGCGGATCACCGCCAAGCTCGGCTGGAAGCAGGCGCTGCTGGTCGGCGGCGCGCAGATCCTGGCGCTGCTGCCCGGCATCAGCCGCTCCGGCGTCACCATGAGCACCGGGATCTTCAAGGGCCTCCGCCACGAGGACTCGGCCCGCTTCGCCTTCCTGCTGGCCACCCCGGTCATCGGCGCCGCCGCGCTGCTCAAGGTCCCGAGCCTGCTCGGCCACGCCGGTGACGGCATCCGGGGACAGGTGCTGGCCGGTTCGGTCGCGGCCTTCTTCGCCGGGTACGTCGCGGTCCGCTTCCTCACCAAGTACTTCGAGACCCGGACGCTGACCCCGTTCGCGATCTACTGCACCCTCGCTGGGCTGGGCAGCCTCGCCTACCTGGGCCTGAGCTGA
- a CDS encoding MFS transporter has product MTRTLRQQKRQAGQPWNSGRNGAVAATLRRVQIGNALSAFGSGFTVPYMFVYVDQVRGLGSMTAWLMFTVFALAALAVLPFSGRGIDRWGPRPVLVVGAVTAALGAFAFGHATGSPHILAAAFLFGAGVTTVQPALATMIVRCSTPATRSHAFALQFTLVNLGMGIGAMIGGQIVDVNRPSSLTLLFSIEGLMFLVLAAVVGGVRIPAAPPVPVTARTPAAAGSASGSGFRGLLADKAMIRVCLLAGLIFFTCYGQFESGVAAYATSVVGTSPSVLGLALGANTLVIVLVQMIVVRITARRRRSTAIAATGLVWLAAWVMAALAGLIHADAVAATVAMVSVYALFGIGEALLAPTLGPIVADLAPTRLLGTYNAAFALVKQVAVAMGPAAGVLLVGAGASAAYLLVMAGCTVLIVAMALRLRHRLSPLQDNAVHPERIVAAAAPRPVPAYESVA; this is encoded by the coding sequence ATGACCCGCACGTTGCGGCAGCAGAAGAGGCAGGCAGGACAGCCCTGGAACAGCGGAAGGAACGGAGCGGTCGCGGCCACGCTGCGCCGGGTCCAGATCGGGAACGCGCTCAGCGCCTTCGGCAGCGGCTTCACCGTCCCCTACATGTTCGTCTACGTGGACCAGGTCCGCGGCCTCGGCTCGATGACCGCCTGGCTGATGTTCACCGTCTTCGCGCTGGCCGCCCTCGCCGTGCTCCCGTTCAGCGGACGCGGCATCGACCGCTGGGGCCCGCGCCCGGTGCTGGTCGTCGGCGCGGTCACGGCCGCCCTCGGCGCCTTCGCCTTCGGGCACGCCACCGGCAGCCCGCACATCCTGGCCGCGGCGTTCCTGTTCGGCGCGGGGGTCACCACCGTGCAGCCGGCCCTGGCCACGATGATCGTCCGCTGCTCCACCCCGGCCACCAGGTCGCACGCCTTCGCGCTCCAGTTCACCCTGGTCAACCTGGGGATGGGGATCGGCGCGATGATCGGCGGCCAGATCGTGGACGTGAACCGGCCGTCCAGCCTGACGCTGCTGTTCAGCATCGAGGGGCTGATGTTCCTGGTGCTGGCCGCCGTGGTCGGCGGCGTCCGGATCCCGGCCGCCCCGCCGGTCCCGGTCACCGCGCGGACCCCGGCCGCGGCCGGGTCGGCCTCGGGTTCCGGGTTCCGCGGGCTGCTCGCGGACAAGGCGATGATCCGGGTCTGCCTGCTGGCCGGGCTGATCTTCTTCACCTGCTACGGCCAGTTCGAATCCGGCGTCGCCGCCTACGCGACCAGCGTGGTCGGCACCTCACCGTCGGTGCTCGGTCTGGCACTGGGCGCGAACACCCTGGTCATCGTGCTGGTGCAGATGATCGTGGTGCGGATCACCGCCCGCCGTCGGCGCAGCACCGCCATCGCCGCCACCGGCCTGGTCTGGCTCGCGGCCTGGGTCATGGCGGCCCTCGCCGGGCTGATCCACGCCGACGCGGTGGCCGCCACCGTGGCCATGGTCAGCGTCTACGCGCTGTTCGGCATCGGCGAGGCGCTGCTCGCGCCCACGCTCGGGCCGATCGTCGCCGACCTGGCCCCGACCCGGCTGCTCGGCACCTACAACGCTGCCTTCGCGCTGGTCAAGCAGGTCGCGGTGGCGATGGGCCCGGCGGCCGGCGTACTGCTGGTCGGTGCGGGCGCCTCGGCCGCGTACCTGCTGGTGATGGCCGGGTGCACGGTGTTGATCGTGGCCATGGCGCTGCGGCTGCGGCACCGGCTCAGCCCGCTCCAGGACAACGCGGTGCACCCGGAGCGGATCGTGGCCGCCGCCGCGCCCCGCCCGGTCCCGGCCTACGAGTCGGTGGCCTGA
- a CDS encoding MarR family winged helix-turn-helix transcriptional regulator, with protein MTEHPPTPLAQASELDISEQVAAYQREFPTVDPQVETIVSTMSRLARRMSVAYGRQLADLGIGSADWEVLKTLIVAGSPYRLGPGELAKRLGLTPAAMTHRIDRMAAAGLVTRSRDESNRVRVIIELTRLGREKWLESMRMAAVFEEDLLQDASTEERAVLAGHLGRMLRRVEEHQPDALGRCDDLD; from the coding sequence ATGACCGAGCACCCGCCCACACCCCTCGCCCAGGCGTCCGAGCTGGACATCAGCGAGCAGGTGGCGGCGTACCAGCGCGAGTTTCCGACCGTGGACCCGCAGGTCGAGACGATCGTGAGCACCATGTCCCGGCTCGCCCGGCGGATGTCGGTGGCCTATGGGCGGCAGCTGGCCGACCTCGGCATCGGCTCGGCCGACTGGGAGGTGCTGAAGACGCTGATAGTGGCGGGCAGCCCCTACCGGCTCGGCCCCGGCGAGCTGGCCAAGCGGCTCGGGCTGACCCCGGCCGCGATGACCCACCGGATCGACCGGATGGCGGCGGCGGGGCTGGTCACCCGCAGCCGGGACGAGAGCAACCGGGTCCGGGTGATCATCGAGCTGACCCGGCTCGGCCGGGAGAAGTGGCTGGAGTCGATGCGGATGGCGGCGGTGTTCGAGGAGGACCTGCTCCAGGACGCGTCCACCGAGGAGCGCGCGGTGCTGGCCGGACACCTGGGGCGGATGCTGCGCCGGGTCGAGGAGCACCAGCCGGACGCCCTCGGCCGCTGCGACGACCTGGACTGA
- a CDS encoding ABC transporter substrate-binding protein, whose product MTTTSTSGHFTRIAALLVASAAAVSLTACGSSSKSTSSNPLAPAATASAGSIVIGSNNFPESTLLADIYGVTLKAQGIKVSYKYNIGSREVTYGLLKNGDVQLMPEYNGALLAYLDKNATPTSVDETDSDLSAKLAPGLEILTPSAAQDKDSLTVNAQTVAKYHLTSSSTIADLVPYENDLTLGAAPEFQTREEGLIGLAAVYNLKFKAFKALDAGGPLTEGALKADNIQVGDVFSTDSTISADGWIALQDPKDLFGFQNVLPVGQKAALTPTVVSALNAVSAKLDTPTLLRLNTETGAQGADPLTVATTWLKSVGLPA is encoded by the coding sequence GTGACTACAACCAGTACCAGCGGCCACTTCACTCGTATAGCCGCGCTCCTCGTCGCCTCTGCCGCCGCCGTCAGCCTCACCGCCTGCGGGTCGTCGTCGAAGTCGACCAGTAGTAATCCGCTCGCGCCCGCAGCGACCGCCTCCGCCGGCTCTATCGTCATCGGCTCCAACAACTTCCCGGAGAGCACGCTCCTCGCGGACATCTACGGCGTGACGCTGAAGGCCCAGGGCATCAAGGTGTCCTACAAGTACAACATCGGCAGCCGCGAGGTGACCTACGGCCTGCTGAAGAACGGCGACGTCCAGCTGATGCCGGAGTACAACGGCGCGCTGCTGGCGTACCTGGACAAGAACGCGACGCCCACCAGCGTGGACGAGACCGACAGCGACCTGTCCGCGAAGCTCGCGCCCGGCCTGGAGATCCTCACCCCCTCCGCCGCGCAGGACAAGGACTCGCTGACGGTCAACGCGCAGACCGTCGCCAAGTACCACCTGACGTCCAGCTCCACCATCGCCGACCTGGTGCCCTACGAGAACGACCTCACCCTCGGCGCCGCACCGGAGTTCCAGACCCGGGAGGAGGGCCTGATCGGCCTCGCCGCCGTCTACAACCTCAAGTTCAAGGCGTTCAAGGCGCTGGACGCCGGTGGCCCGCTCACCGAGGGCGCGCTCAAGGCCGACAACATCCAGGTCGGCGACGTCTTCTCGACCGACAGCACGATCAGCGCCGACGGCTGGATCGCGCTGCAGGACCCGAAGGACCTGTTCGGCTTCCAGAACGTGCTCCCGGTCGGCCAGAAGGCCGCGCTGACGCCCACCGTGGTCTCGGCCCTGAACGCGGTCTCCGCGAAGCTGGACACGCCGACACTGCTGCGGCTCAACACCGAGACCGGCGCCCAGGGCGCCGACCCGCTGACGGTCGCCACCACCTGGCTGAAGTCGGTCGGCCTCCCGGCCTGA
- a CDS encoding ATP-binding protein: MSPLDAHPERSGAPTPPGAAAAAAKPTGSPEGPATEPIELLEPGLRARIGRGLDRTPFRRKLNTLVVVPVVVISLLVGVIIAGQLSQAASTGDQAQLVRRSAEVALLNDDVRAEQQQAILLWTRYDLKGMSHSSAPISLNAYGAAQQATDAQVLVVSGAFGSAIPPAESQALDLVTNLDEVRSQITTGSMAADNIDSAYDSAAEALVDGLGLTSNRSGNITLSQTLDALLRADSAHAAYETGLLSAETDDSEALIEFVATVGDLNQYQYQEERFDELTDAAQNTALGGVDYNPWQSKLTDAYSVLEDEPSALTGDTATGVPQALLLYPTIAQEAAARQRTVQALAQQIASSADHDAADAGWRAALLLALALLVFTTWLTLSVLIRHSVVRPVQRLTSAARQVAEVSRQELARVADDDSQDESPPRLEAVPVFADDEIGTLAGAFNQVQVTAAGLLERQITSRRNIAEMFGNVGRRVSNLTTRQLSLIDAAERSETDPELLERLYRIDHIAVRMQRNADSLMLLAGIRETELDGRPAPVTHAVRAALGQIEGYQRVSLTAEADASVSPDALGDLVLMLAELLENAVSFSPAHSDVEVTVRSAPGGRAVVEIVDHGLGMGSDRLAEENARLVRRERLDLVPTKVLGLFVVGTLARRWGITVTLARTPGGGVTSTVTVPVELLAAAPAAPRPQAAAPAPAPAAIPVAAAAPEPVTASVAVTGPAPAPAAAPAPGGGLPRRAPRRPLDEPVHSHAAADSAPTDTARPAAEAPRAEAPRAEAPVAVAPAAPAPTAEPAPAAPTPGGLRRRVRGATLEGRPEAAPSAAAPRMVDAEAVRDSMEEFEEAVRRAELDSIQNDPRTPERPEGTGS, encoded by the coding sequence ATGTCCCCCCTGGACGCGCATCCGGAGAGATCCGGTGCCCCGACGCCGCCCGGAGCGGCAGCCGCGGCGGCCAAGCCCACCGGCTCGCCGGAGGGGCCGGCGACCGAGCCGATCGAGTTGCTGGAGCCCGGACTTCGGGCCAGGATCGGCCGCGGCCTGGACCGCACCCCGTTCCGGCGCAAGCTCAACACCCTGGTCGTGGTGCCGGTCGTGGTGATCTCGCTGCTGGTCGGCGTGATCATCGCCGGTCAGCTCAGCCAGGCCGCCTCCACCGGCGACCAGGCCCAGCTGGTGCGCCGCAGCGCCGAGGTCGCGCTGCTCAACGACGACGTCAGGGCCGAGCAGCAGCAGGCCATCCTGCTGTGGACGCGCTACGACCTGAAGGGCATGTCGCACAGCTCCGCGCCGATCAGCCTCAACGCCTACGGCGCGGCCCAGCAGGCCACCGACGCGCAGGTGCTGGTGGTCAGCGGCGCCTTCGGATCGGCGATCCCGCCCGCCGAGAGCCAGGCGCTGGACCTGGTCACCAACCTCGACGAGGTCCGCTCGCAGATCACCACCGGCAGCATGGCCGCCGACAACATCGACTCCGCCTACGACTCCGCCGCCGAGGCGCTGGTGGACGGCCTCGGCCTGACCAGCAACCGCAGCGGCAACATCACTCTGTCGCAGACGCTGGACGCGCTGCTGCGGGCCGACAGCGCCCACGCGGCCTACGAGACCGGCCTGCTCTCCGCGGAGACCGACGACTCCGAGGCACTGATCGAGTTCGTCGCCACCGTCGGCGACCTCAACCAGTACCAGTACCAGGAAGAGCGCTTCGACGAGCTGACCGACGCCGCCCAGAACACCGCCCTGGGCGGCGTCGACTACAACCCCTGGCAGAGCAAGCTGACCGACGCCTACTCGGTGCTGGAGGACGAGCCGAGCGCGCTGACCGGCGACACCGCCACCGGCGTCCCGCAGGCCCTGCTGCTGTACCCGACGATCGCCCAGGAGGCGGCCGCCCGGCAGCGGACGGTGCAGGCGCTGGCGCAGCAGATCGCCTCCAGCGCGGACCACGACGCCGCCGACGCCGGATGGCGCGCGGCGCTGCTGCTGGCGCTGGCACTGCTGGTGTTCACCACCTGGCTGACGCTGTCGGTGCTGATCCGGCACTCGGTGGTGCGGCCGGTGCAGCGGCTCACCTCGGCCGCCCGCCAGGTCGCCGAGGTCTCCCGGCAGGAGCTGGCCCGGGTCGCCGACGACGACAGCCAGGACGAGAGCCCACCCCGGCTGGAGGCGGTGCCGGTCTTCGCCGACGACGAGATCGGCACCCTGGCCGGAGCGTTCAACCAGGTCCAGGTCACCGCGGCGGGCCTGCTGGAGCGCCAGATAACCAGCCGCCGGAACATAGCCGAGATGTTCGGCAACGTCGGCCGCCGGGTCAGCAACCTGACGACCCGTCAACTCTCGCTGATCGACGCGGCCGAGCGCAGCGAGACCGACCCGGAGCTACTGGAACGGCTGTACCGGATCGACCACATCGCGGTCCGCATGCAGCGCAACGCCGACAGCCTGATGCTGCTGGCGGGCATCCGCGAGACCGAACTCGACGGGCGTCCGGCGCCGGTGACCCACGCGGTGCGGGCCGCGCTCGGACAGATCGAGGGCTACCAGCGGGTCTCGCTGACCGCCGAGGCGGACGCCTCGGTGTCCCCGGACGCGCTGGGCGACCTGGTGCTGATGCTGGCCGAACTGCTGGAGAACGCGGTCTCGTTCTCCCCCGCGCACAGCGACGTCGAGGTGACCGTGCGCAGCGCGCCGGGCGGCCGGGCCGTGGTGGAGATCGTGGACCACGGACTCGGCATGGGCTCGGACCGGCTGGCCGAGGAGAACGCCCGGCTCGTCCGCCGGGAGCGGCTGGACCTGGTGCCGACCAAGGTCCTCGGCCTGTTCGTGGTGGGCACCCTGGCCCGGCGCTGGGGCATCACGGTCACCCTGGCCCGGACCCCGGGCGGCGGCGTGACCAGCACCGTGACCGTGCCGGTGGAGCTGCTGGCCGCCGCCCCGGCCGCGCCCCGGCCGCAGGCGGCGGCACCGGCCCCGGCCCCGGCGGCGATCCCGGTGGCGGCGGCCGCTCCGGAGCCGGTGACCGCGTCCGTCGCCGTCACCGGGCCCGCCCCGGCGCCCGCGGCTGCGCCCGCGCCGGGGGGCGGGCTGCCGCGCCGCGCCCCGCGCCGCCCGCTGGACGAGCCGGTGCACAGCCACGCCGCCGCCGACAGCGCCCCGACCGACACCGCCCGCCCGGCCGCCGAAGCACCGCGCGCCGAGGCACCGCGCGCCGAGGCACCGGTGGCAGTGGCACCGGCGGCACCGGCACCGACCGCCGAGCCCGCGCCCGCCGCGCCGACGCCGGGCGGCCTGCGCCGCCGGGTGCGCGGGGCCACGCTGGAGGGACGTCCCGAGGCCGCGCCGTCGGCCGCCGCGCCCCGGATGGTGGACGCCGAGGCCGTGCGGGACTCCATGGAGGAGTTCGAGGAAGCCGTTCGCCGCGCAGAGCTCGACAGCATCCAGAACGATCCACGCACACCAGAACGTCCGGAAGGAACGGGCTCATGA
- a CDS encoding roadblock/LC7 domain-containing protein has protein sequence MTTPTENSPNEPTADLRSAAADFTWLLNRFATETAGVVDAIAVSSDGLLIAVSRLRDHADSERLAAIVSGITSLAAGASGNYGLGALNKVIIDLEGGHLLVSAIGHGSVLGVVASKEAKLGNIAYEMTLFANRAGAALSPQLIIELKNGVGAPVNR, from the coding sequence ATGACCACGCCCACAGAGAACAGCCCCAACGAGCCCACCGCCGACCTGCGCAGCGCCGCCGCCGACTTCACCTGGCTGCTGAACCGCTTCGCGACCGAGACGGCCGGAGTCGTCGACGCCATCGCGGTGTCCTCGGACGGACTGCTGATCGCCGTCTCCCGGCTGCGCGACCACGCGGACTCCGAGCGGCTGGCCGCGATCGTGTCCGGGATCACCAGCCTGGCCGCCGGAGCCTCCGGCAACTACGGTCTGGGCGCGCTCAACAAGGTGATCATCGACCTGGAGGGCGGCCACCTGCTGGTCTCCGCGATCGGTCACGGCTCGGTGCTCGGCGTGGTCGCCTCGAAGGAGGCCAAGCTGGGCAACATCGCCTACGAGATGACGCTGTTCGCCAACCGCGCCGGGGCCGCGCTCAGCCCGCAGTTGATCATCGAGCTGAAGAACGGCGTCGGCGCACCGGTCAACCGCTGA
- a CDS encoding DUF742 domain-containing protein encodes MALRPFLLTAGRVAGGSNGSGDPPLPLETQVVATAEGLAALDGLAFERQAIVAACRVPQSLAELAARLRLHLNVVRVIAGDLHSARQLAVYVPQANTAQDVSVLRRVIDGLRAVPDSRGLPRGNRPA; translated from the coding sequence CTGGCGCTGCGGCCGTTCCTGCTCACCGCGGGCCGGGTGGCCGGTGGCAGCAACGGCAGCGGCGATCCCCCGCTGCCGCTGGAGACCCAGGTGGTCGCGACCGCCGAGGGGCTGGCGGCTCTCGACGGCCTGGCCTTCGAACGCCAGGCCATCGTCGCCGCCTGCCGGGTGCCGCAGTCGCTGGCCGAGCTCGCCGCCCGGCTCCGGCTGCACCTCAACGTGGTTCGCGTCATCGCCGGAGACCTGCACAGCGCACGACAGTTGGCCGTTTACGTCCCCCAGGCCAACACCGCCCAGGATGTATCCGTACTGCGAAGGGTTATCGATGGTCTCCGCGCCGTCCCCGACTCCCGAGGGCTTCCGCGTGGCAACCGCCCCGCCTAG
- a CDS encoding ATP/GTP-binding protein, with product MVIAGGFGVGKTTTVASISEIEPLTTEASITAVAAGVDDLTHTPHKTTTTVAMDFGCITLDPTLKLYLFGTPGQDRFGFMWDDLVEGALGGLVIVDTRRLDDCFAAVDFFENRNLPFAIGVNVFDGSLDHDLDEVRWALDVGEGVPLVLFDARERGSVRDALLVVLELALARAER from the coding sequence ATGGTCATCGCGGGCGGCTTCGGCGTCGGCAAGACCACCACCGTGGCCTCGATATCGGAGATCGAACCGCTGACCACCGAGGCCAGCATCACCGCGGTGGCGGCCGGGGTGGACGACCTCACGCACACCCCGCACAAGACCACCACCACCGTGGCCATGGACTTCGGCTGCATCACGCTGGACCCGACACTGAAGCTGTACCTGTTCGGCACCCCCGGTCAGGACCGCTTCGGGTTCATGTGGGACGACCTGGTGGAGGGCGCGCTCGGCGGCCTGGTCATCGTCGACACCCGCCGCCTGGACGACTGCTTCGCCGCCGTGGACTTCTTCGAGAACCGCAACCTGCCGTTCGCGATCGGGGTCAATGTCTTCGACGGCAGCCTCGACCACGATCTGGACGAGGTGCGTTGGGCGTTGGACGTGGGCGAGGGCGTCCCGCTGGTGCTGTTCGACGCCCGGGAGCGGGGCTCCGTGCGCGACGCGCTGCTGGTCGTGCTGGAACTCGCGCTGGCCCGCGCCGAACGCTGA
- a CDS encoding ABC transporter permease, protein MNLFHYIGVFYGDSANWSGANGIPQRLWEHVLYTLMALGIAAAIGLPIGLVTGHTGRGGNALAFLATAARALPSFGLLVLLTLLMGLGLTPVMVPLVALAVPPILVTSYEAVRGADRSLVDAARGMGMGPLRVLFQVEIPVALPLILSGIRSAAVQIVSTATIAAYVSFGGLGRYIVDGLYQEDYSKVVGGATLVAGLALLTLGLFWLLARVFVSPGVRRSR, encoded by the coding sequence GTGAACCTGTTTCACTACATCGGTGTCTTCTACGGCGACAGCGCCAACTGGAGCGGGGCCAACGGCATTCCGCAGCGGCTCTGGGAGCACGTGCTCTACACGCTGATGGCGCTCGGCATCGCCGCCGCCATCGGCCTGCCGATCGGCCTGGTCACCGGCCACACCGGACGCGGCGGCAACGCGCTGGCGTTCCTGGCCACCGCCGCCCGGGCGCTGCCCAGCTTCGGCCTGCTGGTGCTGCTGACCCTGCTGATGGGCCTCGGCCTGACCCCGGTGATGGTGCCGCTGGTGGCCCTGGCGGTGCCGCCGATCCTGGTCACCTCGTACGAGGCGGTGCGCGGCGCCGACCGCTCGCTGGTGGACGCGGCCCGGGGGATGGGCATGGGCCCGCTGCGGGTGCTGTTCCAGGTGGAGATCCCGGTGGCGCTGCCGCTGATCCTCAGCGGGATCCGCTCGGCGGCCGTGCAGATCGTCTCCACCGCGACCATCGCCGCGTACGTCTCCTTCGGCGGCCTCGGCCGCTACATCGTCGACGGCCTCTACCAGGAGGACTACAGCAAGGTGGTCGGCGGGGCGACCCTGGTGGCCGGTCTGGCGCTGCTGACGCTGGGTCTGTTCTGGCTGCTGGCAAGGGTGTTCGTGTCACCCGGGGTCAGGCGCAGTCGCTAG